In Enterobacter cloacae, the following are encoded in one genomic region:
- the rlmJ gene encoding ribosomal RNA large subunit methyltransferase J, whose amino-acid sequence MLSYRHSFHAGNHADVLKHTVQSLIIEALKEKDKPFLYLDTHAGAGRYQLSGEHAERTGEYLEGIARIWQQDDLPAELEPYIGVVEHFNRSGQLRYYPGSPLIARQLLREQDSLQLTELHPSDFPLLRSEFQKDSRARVDKADGYQQLKAKLPPVSRRGLVLIDPPYEIKTDYQAVVTGINEGYKRFATGTYALWYPVVLRAQIKRMIKDLEATGIRKILQIELAVRPDSDQRGMTASGMIVINPPWKLEAQMNSVLPWLHKKLVPTGIGHATVSWIVPE is encoded by the coding sequence ATGCTCAGTTATCGCCACAGCTTTCACGCAGGCAACCACGCCGACGTCCTCAAACACACCGTTCAGAGCCTGATCATTGAAGCGCTCAAAGAGAAAGATAAACCGTTTCTCTATCTGGACACCCACGCGGGCGCGGGTCGTTATCAGCTGAGCGGCGAGCATGCCGAGCGTACCGGTGAGTATCTCGAAGGGATCGCCCGTATCTGGCAACAGGATGACCTGCCAGCCGAGCTGGAACCGTATATCGGCGTAGTGGAACACTTCAACCGCAGCGGCCAGTTGCGCTACTACCCAGGTTCCCCACTGATTGCGCGCCAGCTGCTGCGCGAGCAGGACAGCCTGCAACTGACCGAACTGCACCCGAGTGATTTCCCACTGTTGCGTTCTGAGTTCCAGAAAGACAGCCGTGCCCGGGTGGACAAAGCCGACGGTTACCAGCAGCTGAAAGCCAAGCTGCCGCCGGTTTCCCGTCGCGGTCTGGTGCTGATCGACCCGCCGTACGAAATCAAAACTGACTATCAGGCCGTCGTGACTGGCATCAACGAAGGCTATAAACGCTTTGCCACCGGGACCTATGCTCTGTGGTATCCGGTCGTGCTGCGCGCGCAAATCAAACGCATGATCAAAGACCTGGAAGCAACCGGCATCCGCAAAATTCTGCAGATTGAGCTGGCCGTGCGCCCGGACAGCGACCAGCGCGGCATGACCGCCTCCGGCATGATTGTCATCAACCCACCGTGGAAGCTTGAAGCGCAGATGAACAGCGTACTGCCGTGGCTGCACAAAAAACTGGTACCAACGGGTATCGGTCATGCCACCGTCAGTTGGATCGTGCCAGAGTAA
- a CDS encoding glutathione-disulfide reductase has translation MTKHYDYIAIGGGSGGIASINRAAMYGQKCALIEAKELGGTCVNVGCVPKKVMWHAAQIREAIHMYGPDYGFDTTINNFDWDKLIASRTAYIDRIHTSYDNVLGKNNVDVIRGFARFVDAKTVEVNGETITADHILIATGGRPSHPNIPGVEYGIDSDGFFELPALPKRVAVVGAGYIAVELAGVINGLGAEAHLFVRKHAPLRSFDPLIVDTLVEVMNAEGPTLHTHAVPKAVLKNADGSLTLELEDGRSQTVDCLIWAIGREPANDNFNLAVTGVKTNDKGYIVVDKFQNTSVPGIYAVGDNTGAVELTPVAVAAGRRLSERLFNNKPNEHLDYSNIPTVVFSHPPIGTVGLTEPQAREQYGDDQVKVYKSAFTAMYTAVTSHRQPCRMKLVCVGPEEKIVGIHGIGFGMDEILQGFAVALKMGATKKDFDNTVAIHPTAAEEFVTMR, from the coding sequence ATGACTAAGCATTATGACTACATCGCAATCGGCGGCGGCAGCGGCGGCATCGCCTCCATCAACCGTGCGGCCATGTATGGCCAGAAATGTGCGCTGATTGAAGCCAAAGAGCTGGGCGGCACCTGCGTGAACGTGGGTTGTGTACCGAAAAAAGTGATGTGGCATGCCGCGCAAATCCGTGAAGCTATTCATATGTATGGCCCGGATTATGGCTTTGACACCACCATCAATAACTTCGACTGGGACAAGCTGATCGCCAGCCGTACCGCCTATATCGACCGTATTCACACCTCGTACGACAACGTGCTGGGCAAAAATAACGTGGATGTGATCCGTGGCTTTGCCCGTTTCGTTGACGCGAAGACTGTCGAAGTGAACGGTGAGACGATCACCGCCGATCACATCCTGATCGCTACCGGTGGCCGTCCGAGCCACCCGAATATTCCGGGCGTGGAATACGGTATCGACTCCGATGGTTTCTTCGAGCTGCCTGCCCTACCAAAACGCGTTGCCGTGGTTGGCGCGGGTTACATTGCCGTGGAGCTGGCCGGTGTGATTAACGGTCTGGGTGCAGAAGCGCACCTGTTCGTACGTAAACACGCCCCACTACGCAGTTTCGACCCGCTGATCGTCGACACGCTGGTCGAAGTGATGAATGCCGAAGGCCCAACCCTGCACACTCACGCCGTGCCAAAAGCGGTCTTGAAAAATGCAGACGGTAGCCTGACCCTGGAGCTGGAAGATGGCCGTAGCCAGACCGTCGATTGCCTGATCTGGGCGATTGGTCGCGAGCCTGCCAACGACAACTTCAACCTGGCCGTCACGGGCGTGAAAACCAATGACAAAGGCTATATCGTTGTCGATAAGTTCCAGAACACCAGCGTACCGGGCATTTACGCGGTAGGTGATAACACCGGTGCCGTTGAACTGACCCCGGTTGCCGTGGCAGCGGGCCGTCGTCTTTCTGAACGCCTGTTTAACAACAAGCCAAACGAGCATCTGGACTACAGCAATATCCCGACCGTGGTCTTCAGTCATCCGCCCATCGGCACTGTCGGCTTAACCGAACCGCAGGCGCGCGAACAGTATGGCGACGACCAGGTGAAAGTGTACAAATCAGCGTTCACCGCGATGTATACCGCCGTCACCTCTCACCGTCAGCCATGCCGCATGAAGCTGGTGTGCGTTGGGCCAGAAGAGAAGATTGTCGGCATCCACGGTATTGGCTTCGGCATGGACGAGATCCTGCAGGGCTTTGCCGTAGCACTGAAGATGGGCGCAACCAAGAAAGATTTCGACAACACCGTGGCGATCCACCCGACTGCGGCGGAAGAGTTTGTGACCATGCGTTAA